Proteins from one Streptococcus mitis B6 genomic window:
- the pnp gene encoding polyribonucleotide nucleotidyltransferase codes for MTKQVFQTTFAGRELIVETGQVAKQANGSVVVRYGESTVLTAAVMSKKMATGDFFPLQVNYEEKMYAAGKFPGGFMKREGRPSTDATLTARLIDRPIRPMFAEGFRNEVQVINTVLSYDENASAPMAAMFGSSLALSISDIPFDGPIAGVQVGYVDGQIIINPTQEQAEQSLLELTVAGTKHAINMVESGAKELSEEIMLEALLKGHEAVKELIAFQEEIVAAVGKEKAEVELLHVDADLQSEIIAAYNSDLQKAVQVEEKLAREAATQAVKDQVTAVYEEKYADHEEFDRIMRDVAEILEQMEHAEVRRLITEDKVRPDGRKVDEIRPLDAVVDFLPRVHGSGLFTRGQTQALSVLTLAPMGETQIIDGLDPEYKKRFMHHYNFPQYSVGETGRYGAPGRREIGHGALGERALAQVLPSLEEFPYAIRLVAEVLESNGSSSQASICAGTLALMAGGVPIKAPVAGIAMGLISDGNNYTVLTDIQGLEDHFGDMDFKVAGTRDGITALQMDIKIQGITAEILTEALAQAKKARFEILDVIEATIPEVRPELAPTAPKIDTIKIDVDKIKIVIGKGGETIDKIIAETGVKIDIDEEGNVSIYSSDQDAINRAKEIIAGLVREAKVDEVYHAKVVRIEKFGAFVNLFDKTDALVHISEMAWTRTNNVEDLVAIGDEVDVKVIKIDEKGRVDASMKALLPRPPKPERDEKGEKSERPHRPRHHKDHKPKKEVTETPKDSE; via the coding sequence GCGGCTGGGAAGTTTCCTGGTGGCTTTATGAAACGTGAAGGACGTCCTTCAACAGATGCGACCTTGACAGCGCGTTTGATTGATCGTCCAATCCGTCCTATGTTTGCGGAAGGTTTCCGTAATGAAGTCCAAGTCATCAACACCGTGCTTTCTTATGATGAAAATGCTTCTGCACCGATGGCAGCTATGTTTGGTTCATCCTTGGCACTTTCTATTTCAGATATCCCATTTGATGGCCCAATCGCTGGTGTCCAAGTGGGTTATGTGGATGGTCAAATCATCATCAACCCTACGCAAGAGCAAGCAGAGCAATCTCTCCTTGAATTGACAGTAGCAGGAACTAAACACGCCATCAACATGGTAGAGTCTGGTGCCAAAGAATTGTCAGAAGAAATCATGCTGGAAGCGCTCCTTAAAGGGCACGAAGCGGTCAAAGAATTGATTGCTTTCCAAGAAGAAATCGTTGCTGCTGTCGGTAAGGAAAAAGCAGAAGTAGAATTGCTTCATGTGGACGCTGACTTGCAGTCTGAAATCATCGCAGCCTACAACAGCGACCTTCAAAAAGCGGTTCAAGTAGAAGAAAAATTGGCTCGTGAAGCTGCAACTCAAGCAGTTAAAGACCAAGTGACTGCTGTTTACGAAGAAAAATATGCGGACCACGAAGAATTTGACCGCATTATGCGTGATGTGGCTGAAATCTTGGAACAAATGGAGCACGCTGAAGTGCGCCGTTTGATTACAGAAGATAAGGTTCGTCCTGATGGTCGTAAGGTTGATGAAATCCGTCCTTTGGATGCGGTTGTTGACTTCCTTCCTCGTGTGCACGGTTCAGGTCTCTTTACTCGTGGACAAACTCAGGCTCTTTCAGTTTTGACCTTGGCTCCGATGGGAGAAACTCAAATCATCGATGGTTTGGATCCAGAGTATAAGAAACGCTTTATGCACCACTATAACTTCCCTCAATATTCTGTAGGGGAAACTGGTCGTTACGGTGCGCCAGGTCGTCGTGAAATCGGTCACGGTGCTCTTGGTGAGCGTGCTCTTGCTCAAGTCTTGCCAAGTTTGGAAGAATTCCCATACGCTATCCGTCTGGTAGCAGAAGTCTTGGAATCAAATGGTTCTTCATCTCAAGCTTCTATCTGTGCGGGAACTCTTGCCCTTATGGCTGGTGGTGTGCCAATTAAGGCGCCAGTAGCTGGTATTGCCATGGGTCTCATCTCAGATGGAAATAACTACACAGTCTTGACAGATATCCAAGGTTTGGAAGATCACTTTGGAGATATGGACTTTAAGGTTGCTGGTACTCGTGACGGGATTACAGCCCTTCAAATGGATATCAAGATTCAAGGAATCACTGCAGAAATCTTGACAGAAGCCCTTGCCCAAGCCAAGAAAGCCCGTTTTGAAATTCTTGATGTGATTGAAGCAACCATTCCAGAAGTTCGTCCAGAATTGGCTCCAACTGCTCCAAAAATTGATACCATCAAGATTGATGTGGACAAGATTAAGATTGTCATCGGTAAAGGTGGAGAAACTATCGACAAGATTATCGCTGAAACAGGCGTTAAGATTGATATCGATGAAGAAGGAAATGTGTCTATCTACTCTAGCGACCAAGATGCTATTAACCGTGCTAAAGAAATTATTGCTGGTTTGGTCCGTGAAGCCAAAGTGGATGAAGTTTACCATGCTAAGGTTGTTCGTATCGAGAAATTTGGTGCCTTTGTCAACCTCTTTGACAAGACGGATGCCCTCGTTCATATCTCGGAGATGGCTTGGACGCGTACCAATAATGTCGAAGACTTGGTAGCCATCGGGGATGAAGTTGATGTTAAGGTTATCAAGATTGATGAAAAAGGACGTGTGGATGCTTCTATGAAAGCCCTTCTTCCTCGTCCTCCAAAACCTGAACGTGATGAAAAAGGCGAAAAGTCTGAGAGACCTCACCGCCCACGTCATCACAAGGACCACAAACCTAAGAAAGAAGTTACAGAAACACCAAAAGATTCAGAATAA